A part of Triplophysa dalaica isolate WHDGS20190420 chromosome 17, ASM1584641v1, whole genome shotgun sequence genomic DNA contains:
- the LOC130438782 gene encoding LOW QUALITY PROTEIN: alpha-tectorin-like (The sequence of the model RefSeq protein was modified relative to this genomic sequence to represent the inferred CDS: inserted 1 base in 1 codon), producing the protein MGFLISLYASVLLLINGSCAHPTALCCPGLNSTCNRGCFCDEKCIVFSDCCNDYIPSCGRNSTNSSYSSPPVSGPFYPFGTGDTVNGRVDDGSSQLIHLLQSFIFFGHKYSQIYVNNNGHLTFDGAWSSYSPYAFPAYGGKDIIAPFWTDIDNRRNGVISYQQYTSGDVLTQATQDIHKYFPDLSFSASWVFVATWDRVAYYPQSRTETSFQLVLISNGHLSFVLMNYGTIAPSQRYIQAGYDTIDSSYHFSITGSLQNDSTSLTYSSNVNVTGRWAFRTDHGSLGCQFNGVAVQLGDSFWTNSTCQERCTCTRRGLRCSLNPCTYSQACRRDAFQYSCQNILRKTCTVSGDPHYYTFDNQILHFQGICTYVLSKACGNDLPYYRIEGKNEHRGSTHVSWTRMVRVFVYDEEIEXATPFSLRNGSIQVYQSGFTLAVSTDFGLIVTYNQYSWVSISVPYEYQNSTCGLCGNFNLHPEDDFRSPSGEILSSDVDFANSWKAEGDTDPGCHDVGCTGLACANCSHDAMSVYNDTNHCGILGAVFGPFAACQSVLSPQIYIENCVYDVCLGGGYQPILCQALSVYAVQCQQLEVQLGQWRQQGFCEIICNDDHSHYEPQGTSCPATCTDPSAPMNCPLPNQESCICDAGYILSAGTCVPEADCGCTFEGFYYAKGQSVVLDEDCGRQCVCSNRTMICHQQQCSPAEVCEVHHGVRGCRPTSYASCSVEGLGFYHTFDGQAFRYPGACGLTLSRVIGQSQLPSFLLTVEKVPRGLQGFARFLKFEAEGTHVSIEMGEGSNVEVNGQVVGLPISVGSSQIRIYHSGVMGFVLETNFGVTIRADWPHIVRITVPSTYNGTLGGLCGNLNGNITDEFVSPDGVLLDGPQAFADSWRDGSLSAHCEEPIDLWESGHYQNSQFSEQCRIMTLTFGPFAECRRTLDPTQRIQDCIQILENTSRAREALCEALRGYTLLCQQNGIVVGEWREFAYCEPTCPPNAHYELCHTSCPASCPSLSFPFQCTLQCQEGCQCNDGLVLNGDQCVPPMGCGCRYAGRYRQPGEQFWHDEECQSLCVCDGITGNVHCTPSSCSEQELCSVVEGEYGCHPSPHASCSASGDPHYISFDGKYFDFQGTCRYVLATVCNDSRGLPHFQVDARNEAWHGLQVSITVEVFVNVSGHLVHMSQDLNGYSSVQVDGEIRNLPILLDSGRVSVYSTGSNTLVSTNFGLSVTYGFWAVNINVPANYRGITCGLCGNFNGHREDDFMTPSGSLAASTTQFGAEWKVEDEMPCNDGCGDNCPLCQDQSTARAMCEIITDNQGPFSFCHPSVDPQAYFNDCSFDVCLSGNLHDVLCHSIQSYVRACQSANVVVLPWRETTSCAMICPDYSHYELCGTDCGHTCASSIDASCEHTCSEGCFCNDGFVRSGEYCWPVEQCGCLYDGFYYYIGEQIWNSECSQRCECFAPNDLRCSPSSCPTAMECTVRNGRRDCYDPCSRLNCTEDEWCGEQNGVYGCFCNEDQHRPDSFDFSETCESSSGSISLSRCQLFEAGFSAHVLHLNDRSCRGTIQNGRLQFHFDYNDHICGTRLVANGTHIIYENFILGTSESATGLISRGKILKLNFSCIYPQTQTLSMIDINPLETILHRNLPAGEGRYRVRMVPYQDSEFSQPFTGRVDAELNQKMFVEVGVDGVDSRQFVTVIDTCWATPVNDPDYSLRWDLITGECPNPQDKTVKLLQNGNSTTSRFSFRMFIFNANATKVYLHCSVHLCLPANNNCSADCHSGHHQRSRRSLDFHHSSSISMGPLVWSGGTSDTWSPEKLMTSGAPGLCGCLIILLVSLLSVCTIY; encoded by the exons ATGGGGTTTTTAATCTCATTGTATGCGAGTGTTCTGTTGCTGATTAACG gATCATGTGCTCACCCCACAGCTCTCTGCTGTCCTGGACTGAACAGCACCTGTAATCgtggatgtttttgtgatgaGAAATGCATCGTGTTTAGTGACTGTTGTAATGACTACATCCCGTCATGCGGTCGAA ACTCAACAAATTCATCATACTCATCACCACCAGTATCAG GCCCATTTTATCCGTTTGGAACTGGAGACACAGTGAATGGACGCGTTGATGATGGAAGTTCTCAACTGATCCATCTCCTGcaatcttttatatttttcgGACACAAATACAGCCAAATTTAT gTGAACAACAATGGACACCTGACGTTTGATGGGGCGTGGTCCAGCTACTCTCCATACGCATTCCCAGCTTATGGTGGTAAAGACATCATCGCTCCGTTCTGGACTGATATTGATAACCGCAGAAATGGTGTTATCTCATATCAGCAGTACACCTCTGGAGATGTCCTGACACAGGCTACACAAGACATCCACAAGTACTTCCCTGACCTGAGCTTTTCTGCTTCATGGGTCTTTGTTGCAACATGGGACAGAGTGGCATATTATCCACAGTCACGAACA GAAACATCTTTCCAATTGGTTTTGATTTCAAATGGCCATCtctcatttgttttaatgaactatGGGACAATCGCTCCATCACAGCGATACATACAG GCTGGCTATGACACCATTGACTCAAGCTACCATTTCTCAATCACTGGATCTCTTCAAAACGACTCTACAAGTTTAACGTACAGCAGTAATGTCAATGTAACAGGCAGATGGGCCTTCAGAACAGATCATGGATCACTGGGTTGTCAATTCAATG GTGTAGCAGTGCAGCTGGGAGATTCTTTCTGGACTAATTCTACCTGTCAGGAGAGATGCACTTGTACCAGAAGGGGTCTCCGGTGCAGCCTGAACCCATGCACTTATTCCCAGGCATGCCGTAGAGATGCTTTCCAATACTCTTGTCagaacattttaagaaaaaccTGCACGGTCTCCGGAGATCCTCACTACTACACTTTCGACAACCAGATTTTACACTTTCAAGGAATTTGCACTTATGTACTGTCTAAG GCTTGTGGAAATGATTTGCCGTACTATCGCATTGAGGGCAAGAATGAGCATCGTGGTAGCACACATGTGTCATGGACTCGAATGGTCAGAGTATTTGTGTATGATGAGGAAATTG AAGCAACACCTTTCAGTCTGCGCAATGGCTCCATCCAGGTCTATCAGTCAGGTTTCACCTTGGCCGTCAGCACAGACTTTGGACTCATTGTTACATATAATCAATACAGCTGGGTCTCCATCTCTGTACCGTATGAATACCAGAATTCCACATGTGGTCTGTGTGGGAATTTTAACCTGCATCCTGAAGATGATTTCCGTTCCCCTTCTGGGGAGATACTGAGCTCAGATGTGGACTTTGCCAACTCTTGGAAGGCAGAGGGGGACACAGACCCGGGATGTCATGATGTCGGGTGTACAGGTCTGGCTTGTGCCAATTGCAGCCATGATGCAATGAGTGTGTACAATGATACAAACCACTGTGGGATCCTAGGAGCTGTGTTTGGCCCCTTTGCTGCCTGCCAATCTGTGCTTTCACCGCAGATATACATAGAAAACTGTGTCTATGATGTTTGTTTAGGAGGTGGGTACCAACCCATTCTGTGCCAAGCTCTCAGTGTGTATGCTGTTCAATGCCAACAGCTAGAGGTACAACTAGGCCAGTGGAGACAGCAGGGATTCTGTG AGATCATATGTAATGACGACCACAGCCATTATGAGCCTCAAGGAACAAGCTGCCCTGCAACCTGCACTGATCCCTCTGCCCCGATGAACTGTCCCTTGCCCAATCAAGAGAGCTGTATCTGTGATGCTGGGTACATTCTCAGTGCTGGGACATGTGTTCCTGAAGCAGATTGTGGCTGCACCTTTGAGGGATTCTATTATGCTAAGGGACAATCAGTAGTGTTGGATGAGGACTGTGGGAGACAGTGTGTTTGCagcaacaggacaatgatctgCCATCAGCAACAGTGTAGTCCAGCTGAGGTGTGTGAAGTTCATCACGGTGTGAGGGGCTGCAGACCCACCAGCTATGCTTCCTGTTCAGTTGAAGGCCTCGGATTCTATCACACCTTTGATGGACAAGCTTTCAGATATCCAGGAGCTTGTGGACTGACCCTTTCACGGGTCATTGGACAATCCCAATTGCCATCCTTCCTTTTGACAGTGGAGAAAGTACCACGAGGCCTTCAAGGTTTTGCTAGGTTCCTGAAGTTCGAGGCAGAAGGGACTCATGTCTCCATAGAAATGGGGGAAGGTAGTAATGTAGAG GTAAATGGACAGGTGGTTGGTTTGCCCATCAGTGTTGGGTCCAGTCAGATCCGCATCTATCACAGCGGTGTCATGGGTTTTGTTCTAGAAACAAACTTCGGGGTGACCATTAGAGCTGACTGGCCACACATTGTCAGGATCACAGTGCCGAGCACATACAATGGTACACTTGGAGGTCTATGTGGGAATTTGAACGGAAATATTACAGATGAGTTTGTTAGCCCAGATGGTGTCCTGCTGGATGGTCCCCAGGCATTTGCAGACAGTTGGCGTGATGGGTCCCTATCAGCACACTGTGAGGAGCCAATTGACCTCTGGGAATCAGGACATTATCAGAACAGCCAGTTCAGTGAGCAATGCAGAATCATGACCTTGACCTTCGGACCATTTGCTGAGTGCAGAAGAACACTAGACCCTACACAACGAATCCAAGATTGTATTCAGATTCTGGAAAACACCAGCAGGGCCAGGGAAGCTCTTTGTGAGGCCCTGCGGGGATACACGCTGCTCTGCCAACAGAATGGCATTGTAGTTGGAGAGTGGAGGGAATTTGCCTACTGTG AACCCACCTGCCCACCAAATGCCCATTACGAATTGTGTCACACATCCTGTCCTGCATCCTGCCCTAGTCTCTCATTTCCCTTTCAGTGCACCCTGCAGTGCCAGGAGGGATGCCAGTGTAATGATGGGCTTGTTTTGAATGGAGATCAATGTGTGCCGCCCATGGGCTGTGGTTGTCGCTATGCTGGACGTTATCGTCAGCCTGGAGAGCAGTTCTGGCATGATGAGGAGTGCcagtctctgtgtgtttgtgatgggattACTGGAAATGTCCATTGCACACCATCATCTTGCAGTGAACAGGAACTCTGCAGTGTGGTGGAGGGAGAGTATGGCTGCCATCCCAGTCCACATGCTAGTTGTTCTGCTTCAGGAGACCCCCATTATATCTCTTTTGATGGGAAATACTTTGATTTTCAGGGCACATGTAGATATGTGCTGGCCACAGTATGTAATGACAGTCGTGGTCTACCACACTTCCAGGTGGATGCAAGAAATGAGGCTTGGCATGGACTCCAAGTGTCCATTACCGTTGAGGTTTTTGTCAATGTCTCTGGACATCTCGTCCACATGTCGCAGGACCTAAATGGTTATTCTTCTGTCCAG GTTGATGGAGAGATCAGAAACCTTCCCATCCTACTTGATTCTGGCCGAGTATCTGTCTACTCCACTGGATCGAACACTCTTGTTTCAACTAACTTCGGTTTAAGTGTGACTTATGGCTTCTGGGCGGTAAACATCAATGTACCAGCAAACTACCGAGGAATTACGTGTGGACTTTGTGGCAACTTTAACGGTCATAGAGAAGACGACTTCATGACTCCTTCAGGTTCTTTGGCTGCTTCAACAACACAGTTTGGGGCAGAATGGAAGGTTGAGGACGAGATGCCATGCAATGATGGGTGTGGAGACAACTGTCCTCTGTGCCAAGATCAGAGCACTGCTCGTGCTATGTGTGAGATCATCACAGACAACCAGGGCCCCTTTAGCTTCTGTCACCCTTCTGTAGATCCACAAGCATACTTTAATGACTGTTCATTTGATGTTTGCCTCTCTGGAAACCTTCATGATGTATTGTGTCATTCTATCCAATCCTATGTGAGGGCCTGTCAATCTGCCAATGTTGTTGTCTTACCCTGGAGAGAAACTACATCTTGTG CCATGATATGTCCAGACTACAGTCACTATGAGCTGTGTGGTACAGACTGTGGTCATACATGCGCCAGCAGCATTGATGCTAGTTGTGAACATACATGCTCTGAGGGATGTTTCTGTAATGATGGATTTGTGAGGAGTGGAGAATACTGTTGGCCTGTGGAGCAATGCGGATGCTTGTATGATGGGTTCTACTATTAT ATTGGTGAACAGATCTGGAATTCAGAATGTTCCCAACGCTGTGAATGTTTTGCCCCAAATGATCTGCGTTGTTCACCATCCTCTTGCCCAACAGCTATGGAATGTACAGTCAGAAATGGACGTCGTGACTGCTATG ACCCCTGCTCTAGGCTAAACTGTACTGAAGATGAATGGTGTGGAGAACAAAATGGTGTTTACGGCTGTTTCTGCAATGAGGACCAACACAGACCCGACTCTTTCG atttctCTGAAACCTGTGAGAGCAGTTCAGGATCTATATCTCTGTCTCGCTGTCAGCTGTTTGAAGCTGGTTTTTCAGCTCATGTTCTTCATCTCAATGACCGCAGCTGTAGAGGAACCATCCAGAACGGAAGATTGCAGTTTCACTTTGATTACAATGATCACATCTGTGGCACCAGACTTGTG GCCAACGGCACTCATATCATCTATGAGAACTTTATTTTGGGGACATCAGAGTCAGCCACAGGTCTCATCAGCAGAGGAAAAATACTGAAGCTAAATTTCAGCTGTATTTACccccaaacacaaacactttctaTGATAGACATCAACCCACTGGAGAC CATTTTACACAGGAATCTTCCCGCTGGTGAAGGGAGGTATCGGGTGAGAATGGTTCCATATCAGGATTCTGAGTTCTCTCAGCCCTTCACTGGTCGTGTGGATGCAGAACTCAACCAGAAGATGTTTGTTGAGGTTGGTGTTGACGGGGTTGACAGTCGTCAGTTTGTCACAGTGATTGACACATGTTGGGCTACACCTGTGAATGATCCAGATTACAGTCTGCGCTGGGATCTCATCACTGGAGA GTGTCCAAATCCACAAGACAAAACAGTGAAGCTTCTTCAGAATGGCAACTCAACAACCAGCCGTTTCTCCTTCAGGATGTTTATCTTCAACGCAAACGCAACTAAAGTTTACCTGCACTGTTCTGTTCATCTGTGTCTTCCAGCCAACAATAACTGTTCAGCT GATTGTCATTCTGGACATCACCAGAGGAGCCGCAGGTCTCTGGACTTTCATCACAGTTCTTCTATATCCATGGGTCCTCTAGTCTGGTCTGGTGGAACTTCAG ATACATGGAGCCCAGAAAAACTGATGACATCTGGAGCTCCAGGTCTCTGTGGTTGCTTGATCATTCTGCTGGTTTCACTACTGAGTGTCTGCACCATCTACTAG